The Hyla sarda isolate aHylSar1 unplaced genomic scaffold, aHylSar1.hap1 scaffold_1046, whole genome shotgun sequence genome has a segment encoding these proteins:
- the LOC130299322 gene encoding histone H2B 1.1-like, whose amino-acid sequence MPDPAKSAPAPKKAVTKTQKKDGKKRRKTRKESYAIYVYKVLKQVHPDTGISSKAMGIMNSFVNDIFERIAGEASRLAHYNKRSTITSREIQTAVRLLLPGELAKHAVSEGTKAVTKYTSAK is encoded by the coding sequence ATGCCTGATCCCGCCAAGTCTGCACCAGCCCccaagaaagccgtgaccaagacTCAGAAGAAGGACGGCAAGAAGcggaggaagaccaggaaggaaaGCTATGCCATCTACGTGTACAAGGTGCTCAAGCAGGTCCATCCTGACACCGGCATCTCCTCCAAGGCCATGGGCATCATGAACTCctttgtcaacgatatcttcgagcgcatcgcaggggaagcctcccgcctggctcactacaacaagcgctccaccatcacctcccgggagatccagaccgccgtgcgcctgctgctgcctggagagctggccaagcacgccgtgtccgagggcaccaaggccgtcaccaagtacaccagcgccaagtaa
- the LOC130299334 gene encoding histone H2A type 1 gives MSGRGKQGGKVRAKAKTRSSRAGLQFPVGRVHRLLRKGNYAERVGAGAPVYLAAVLEYLTAEILELAGNAARDNKKTRIIPRHLQLAVRNDEELNKLLGGVTIAQGGVLPNIQAVLLPKKTESSKAAKSK, from the coding sequence ATGTCTGGACGCGGCAAACAAGGAGGGAAGGTTCGGGCCAAGGCAAAGACCCGCTCATCCCGGGCAGGACTCCAGTTCCCCGTCGGTCGTGTGCACAGGCTCCTCCGCAAAGGGAACTACGCCGAGAGGGTGGGCGCCGGTGCTCCGGTCTACCTGGCCGCTGTGCTGGAGTATTTAACCGCTGAGATCCTGGAATTGGCCGGTAATGCCGCCCGGGACAACAAGAAGACCCGCAtcatcccccgtcacctgcagctggccgtgcgcaatgacgaggagcTGAACAAGCTGCTGGGTGGGGTGACCATCGCCCAGGGAGGCGTCCTGCCCAACATCCAGGCCGTGCTGCTGCCCAAGAAGACCGAGAGCAGCAAAGCGGCCAAGAGCAAGTGA
- the LOC130299341 gene encoding histone H4, producing the protein MSGRGKGGKGLGKGGAKRHRKVLRDNIQGITKPAIRRLARRGGVKRISGLIYEETRGVLKVFLENVIRDAVTYTEHAKRKTVTAMDVVYALKRQGRTLYGFGG; encoded by the coding sequence ATGTCTGGACGCGGTAAAGGAGGAAAAGGTCTCGGTAAGGGCGGAGCCAAGCGGCACAGGAAGGTGCTCCGGGATAACATCCAGGGCATCACCAAGCCTGCCATCCGCCGTCTAGCTCGCAGGGGAGGTGTAAAGCGCATCTCCGGCCTCATCTATGAAGAGACTCGCGGTGTCCTGAAAGTCTTCCTGGAGAACGTCATCCGTGACGCCGTCACCTACACCGAGCACGCCAAGAGGAAGACCGTCACCGCTATGGACGTGGTGTACGCCCTCAAGCGCCAGGGCCGCACTCTCTACGGCTTCGGAGGTTAA
- the LOC130299328 gene encoding histone H3, protein MARTKQTARKSTGGKAPRKQLATKAARKSAPATGGVKKPHRYRPGTVALREIRRYQKSTELLIRKLPFQRLVREIAQDFKTDLRFQSSAVMALQEASEAYLVGLFEDTNLCAIHAKRVTIMPKDIQLARRIRGERA, encoded by the coding sequence ATGGCCAGGACCAAGCAGACCGCTCGTAAATCCACCGGAGGGAAAGCTCCCCGCAAGCAGCTGGCTACTAAGGCCGCTAGGAAGAGCGCTCCCGCCACTGGTGGGGTGAAGAAGCCTCACCGCTACCGTCCAGGTACAGTGGCTCTCCGTGAGATCCGCCGCTACCAGAAGTCCACCGAGCTGCTGATCCGGAAGCTCCCCTTCCAGCGCCTGGTGAGAGAGATCGCCCAGGACTTCAAGACTGATCTTCGCTTCCAGAGCTCGGCGGTCATGGCCCTGCAGGAGGCCAGCGAGGCTTACCTGGTGGGACTCTTTGAGGACACCAATCTATGCGCCATCCACGCCAAGAGGGTCACCATCATGCCCAAAGACATCCAGCTGGCCCGCAGGATCCGTGGGGAGAGAGCTTAG
- the LOC130299321 gene encoding histone H1B-like — translation MAETAPAAAPPADPAAKSKKQPKKSAAGGAKKSHKPSGPSVSELLVKAVSASKERSGVSLAALKKALAAGGYDVDKNNSRLKLAIKGLVTKGTLLQVKGSGASGSFKINKNQQETKDKAAKKKPAAAARKPAAAKKATKSPKKPKKAPSAAKSPKKAKKPAAAKSPKKAKKPAAAKSPKKPKAAPKKVTKSPAKKAAKPKAAKSPAKKVTKAKKSAAKK, via the coding sequence ATGGCAGAAACCGCACCAGCCGCCGCTCCTCCCGCCGATCCGGCCGCAAAGTCCAAGAAGCAGCCGAAGAAATCAGCCGCAGGGGGCGCTAAGAAAAGCCACAAACCCTCCGGTCCCAGCGTGTCCGAGCTGCTCGTTAAAGCCGTGTCCGCCTCTAAGGAGCGCAGTGGGGTGTCTCTGGCCGCCCTGAAGAAGGCTCTGGCTGCCGGAGGATACGATGTAGACAAGAACAACAGCCGCCTGAAGCTGGCCATCAAGGGGCTGGTGACCAAGGGAACCCTGCTCCAGGTGAAAGGCAGCGGCGCCTCCGGATCCTTCAAGATCAACAAGAACCAGCAGGAGACTAAGGACAAGGCGGCCAAGAAGAAGCCGGCGGCTGCGGCCAGGAAGCCTGCAGCAGCTAAGAAAGCGACCAAATCCCCTAAGAAGCCAAAGAAGGCTCCGAGCGCGGCCAAGAGCCCGAAGAAAGCCAAGAAGCCTGCAGCGGCCAAGAGCCCGAAGAAAGCCAAGAAGCCTGCAGCGGCCAAGAGCCCCAAGAAGCCGAAGGCTGCTCCCAAGAAGGTGACCAAGAGCCCGGCTAAGAAGGCGGCCAAACCCAAAGCTGCCAAGAGCCCGGCTAAGAAGGTGACTAAAGCCAAGAAGAGCGCGGCTAAGAAATAA